A portion of the Nitratidesulfovibrio termitidis HI1 genome contains these proteins:
- a CDS encoding 3-isopropylmalate dehydratase small subunit — translation MSYTGTAHKVGEHIDTDAIIPARFLVTTDTRKLGENCMAGLEEGWVKRVKPGDVMVAGRNFGCGSSREHAPIAILGAGMPVVIAHSFARIFYRNSFNMGLLLLEVGDEVDKIADGDTVEVDAAKGLITNRTTGATITCPPLPASMRELLDKGGLVPYVKERLA, via the coding sequence ATGAGCTACACCGGCACCGCCCACAAGGTGGGCGAGCATATCGATACCGACGCCATCATCCCCGCGCGCTTTCTGGTGACCACCGACACCAGGAAGCTGGGCGAGAACTGCATGGCAGGCCTTGAGGAAGGCTGGGTGAAACGGGTGAAGCCCGGCGACGTGATGGTGGCGGGGCGCAACTTCGGTTGCGGTTCGTCGCGCGAGCATGCGCCCATTGCCATCCTGGGCGCGGGCATGCCCGTGGTCATTGCGCACAGCTTTGCGCGCATCTTCTACCGCAACTCCTTCAACATGGGGCTGTTGCTGCTGGAAGTGGGCGACGAGGTGGACAAGATCGCCGACGGCGACACCGTGGAAGTGGATGCGGCCAAGGGGCTGATCACCAACCGCACCACCGGGGCCACCATCACCTGCCCGCCGCTGCCTGCGTCGATGCGGGAGTTGCTGGATAAGGGCGGGCTTGTCCCCTACGTCAAGGAGCGGCTGGCCTAG
- the pspC gene encoding envelope stress response membrane protein PspC, producing MTMDGHNDRFGKRPGWGRGGRHCPNGAGCEGAYRSDKHASGSHQEDAWDGLHGGRDAWHDRGPRTLYRARDGKLMGVCKGLAQHFGMSVFMVRALFVAAALFTGFWPVVGLYVLAGLVMKPRPVLQPADAGERDFYGSYVSSRGEALRRLKEKFDRLEGRIRRMEDVVTRRDFDWDRRFGAQR from the coding sequence ATGACCATGGACGGCCACAACGACAGATTCGGCAAGCGCCCCGGCTGGGGCCGGGGCGGGCGGCATTGCCCCAACGGGGCGGGCTGCGAGGGCGCGTATCGGTCAGACAAGCATGCGTCAGGCTCGCATCAGGAAGACGCCTGGGATGGATTGCACGGCGGGCGGGATGCCTGGCATGACCGTGGCCCCCGCACCCTGTACCGCGCCCGCGACGGCAAGTTGATGGGGGTGTGCAAAGGGCTTGCGCAACATTTCGGAATGTCGGTATTCATGGTGCGCGCGCTGTTCGTGGCTGCGGCCCTGTTCACCGGGTTCTGGCCCGTGGTGGGGCTGTACGTGCTGGCCGGGCTGGTGATGAAGCCGCGCCCGGTGCTGCAACCGGCGGACGCGGGCGAGCGTGACTTCTACGGCAGCTACGTGTCTTCGCGCGGCGAGGCCCTGCGCAGGCTGAAGGAAAAGTTCGACCGACTGGAAGGCCGCATCCGCCGCATGGAGGATGTGGTCACGAGAAGAGATTTCGACTGGGACCGCAGGTTCGGCGCACAGCGATAG
- a CDS encoding 2-isopropylmalate synthase, with protein MTIESGRIRIFDTTLRDGEQSPGATMNLQEKIRLARQLETLGVDIMEAGFPASSQGDFEAVQAIARAVKGVEVAGLCRAMPADIDRAWDAVKVAENPRIHTFLATSPVHMQYKLRKEPDQVVEMAVAAVRHAAKYTSNVEFSAEDASRSNPDFLVRVFEAVINAGATTINVPDTVGYAQPEEFGRLIRYVIEHTPNSHKAVFSVHCHNDLGMGVANTLAALKAGARQAEVTISGIGERAGNASLEEIVMALHTRRDFYQLDCGVATEQLFPTCRLLSMIIGQPIPPNKAIVGANAFAHESGIHQDGMLKNRETYEIMTPESIGKTKTDLVIGKHSGRNAVKNKLEELGYRLEEDQLATVFEAVKKLADKKKQIYDEDIEALVLEEVYRLPDQYRLVNLSVQCSDTGMPPTAAVVMDVMGETKRAAGFGVGPVDAIFNVIGEIVGRTPSLERYSVTAITGGTDAQGEVTVRLRQNGSSAVGRGSDPDIILASARAYVNALNRLAKKEEEQEKEGI; from the coding sequence ATGACCATCGAATCCGGTCGCATCCGCATTTTCGACACCACCCTGCGCGATGGCGAACAGTCGCCCGGCGCCACCATGAACCTGCAGGAAAAGATCCGCCTGGCCCGCCAGTTGGAAACCCTGGGTGTGGACATCATGGAAGCCGGGTTCCCGGCATCCAGCCAGGGCGACTTCGAGGCCGTGCAGGCCATTGCCCGCGCCGTGAAGGGCGTGGAAGTGGCGGGCCTGTGCCGCGCCATGCCCGCCGACATCGACCGCGCATGGGACGCCGTGAAAGTGGCCGAAAATCCGCGCATCCACACCTTTCTCGCCACCTCGCCGGTGCACATGCAGTACAAGCTGCGCAAGGAACCGGACCAGGTGGTGGAAATGGCCGTGGCTGCCGTGCGCCATGCCGCCAAATACACCAGCAACGTGGAGTTTTCCGCCGAAGACGCCTCGCGCTCCAACCCCGACTTTCTGGTGCGGGTGTTCGAGGCGGTGATCAACGCCGGGGCCACCACCATCAACGTGCCGGACACCGTGGGCTACGCCCAGCCCGAGGAATTCGGGCGGCTCATCAGGTACGTCATCGAGCACACGCCGAACAGCCACAAGGCCGTGTTCAGCGTGCATTGCCACAACGACCTCGGCATGGGCGTGGCCAACACCCTTGCCGCGCTGAAGGCGGGCGCCCGGCAGGCGGAAGTGACCATCAGCGGCATTGGCGAGCGGGCGGGCAACGCATCGCTCGAGGAAATCGTCATGGCCCTGCACACCCGGCGCGACTTCTACCAGTTGGACTGCGGCGTGGCGACCGAGCAGCTGTTCCCCACCTGCCGCCTGCTGTCCATGATCATCGGCCAGCCCATTCCGCCCAACAAGGCCATTGTGGGCGCCAACGCCTTCGCGCACGAGTCGGGCATCCACCAGGACGGCATGCTCAAGAACCGCGAGACGTACGAGATCATGACGCCGGAATCCATCGGCAAGACCAAGACCGACCTGGTCATCGGCAAGCATTCGGGCCGCAACGCCGTGAAGAACAAGCTGGAAGAACTGGGCTACCGGCTGGAGGAAGACCAGCTTGCCACCGTGTTCGAGGCGGTGAAGAAGCTGGCGGACAAGAAGAAGCAGATTTATGACGAGGACATCGAGGCGCTGGTGCTTGAAGAGGTCTACCGCCTGCCCGACCAGTACCGGCTGGTGAACCTTTCCGTGCAGTGCAGCGACACCGGCATGCCGCCCACCGCCGCCGTGGTCATGGACGTCATGGGCGAGACAAAGCGCGCCGCCGGCTTCGGCGTGGGGCCGGTGGACGCCATCTTCAACGTCATCGGCGAAATAGTGGGGCGCACGCCCAGCCTTGAACGCTATTCGGTCACCGCCATCACCGGCGGCACCGACGCCCAGGGCGAAGTCACCGTGCGCCTGCGACAGAACGGCAGCAGCGCGGTCGGACGCGGGTCCGACCCCGACATCATACTGGCCAGCGCCCGCGCGTACGTGAACGCGCTGAACCGCTTGGCAAAGAAAGAAGAAGAGCAAGAGAAGGAGGGCATCTAG
- the pspB gene encoding envelope stress response membrane protein PspB, with product MHEPYMFEEMFAVMAQLGPVMMFWFMVLPALVAVLLLAILYRLLRTREGATPAHDDEARMIQEMYRAMGRMEERVEALETLLLDPDGTAGRARHDAGRDAPRGQGRE from the coding sequence ATGCATGAGCCATACATGTTCGAGGAAATGTTCGCCGTCATGGCGCAGTTGGGACCGGTCATGATGTTCTGGTTCATGGTATTGCCCGCGTTGGTGGCCGTGCTGCTGCTGGCCATCCTGTACCGCCTGCTGCGCACCCGCGAGGGGGCCACCCCGGCGCACGACGACGAGGCCCGGATGATCCAGGAGATGTACCGGGCCATGGGCCGCATGGAGGAACGGGTGGAGGCGCTGGAAACGCTGCTGCTCGATCCGGACGGCACGGCGGGACGGGCCCGGCATGACGCCGGACGCGATGCCCCCCGCGGGCAGGGGAGGGAATGA
- the leuC gene encoding 3-isopropylmalate dehydratase large subunit, with protein sequence MAHTLAQKILQAHTDEAITAAGQIVRCRVSLALANDITAPLAIKSFRAMGAKKVFDRDKVALVMDHFTPQKDIDSAQQVKLTREFAKEMGVTHYYEGGDCGVEHALLPELGLVGPGDVVVGADSHTCTYGGLGAFATGLGSTDVAGAMALGETWFKVPPTIRATFTGTLPKWVGAKDLILRLIGEIGVDGALYRALEFDGAAIEALSVEGRMTIANMAIEAGGKVGLFAADAKTLAYTAARGRKDAPLSADPGATYERELTFDVSGMDPVVACPHLPENVKPVGEVQGVTLDQVVIGSCTNGRISDMREAAEVLKGRKVAKGVRCIVLPATPGVWKEALKEGLIETFMESGCIVGPATCGPCLGGHMGILADGERAIATTNRNFRGRMGSLESEVYLASPAVAAASAVAGIIAHPGSL encoded by the coding sequence ATGGCACACACGCTTGCGCAGAAGATCCTGCAGGCGCACACCGACGAGGCGATCACGGCCGCGGGGCAGATCGTCCGCTGTCGCGTCTCGCTGGCTCTGGCAAACGACATCACCGCTCCGCTCGCCATCAAGTCCTTCCGGGCCATGGGGGCGAAAAAGGTGTTCGATCGCGACAAGGTGGCGCTGGTCATGGACCACTTCACCCCGCAGAAAGACATCGATTCGGCGCAGCAGGTGAAGCTGACCCGCGAATTCGCCAAGGAAATGGGCGTCACCCACTACTACGAAGGCGGCGACTGCGGCGTGGAACACGCCCTGCTGCCCGAACTGGGGCTGGTCGGCCCCGGTGACGTGGTGGTGGGGGCCGACAGCCACACCTGTACTTACGGAGGGTTAGGAGCGTTTGCCACCGGCCTTGGGTCCACCGACGTGGCCGGGGCCATGGCCCTTGGCGAAACGTGGTTCAAGGTGCCGCCCACCATCCGGGCCACCTTCACCGGCACCCTGCCCAAGTGGGTGGGCGCGAAGGACCTGATCCTGCGCCTGATCGGCGAGATCGGCGTGGACGGCGCGCTGTACCGTGCGCTGGAATTCGACGGCGCGGCCATCGAGGCCCTGTCCGTTGAAGGCCGCATGACCATCGCCAACATGGCCATCGAGGCGGGCGGCAAGGTGGGCCTGTTCGCCGCCGATGCCAAGACCCTTGCCTACACCGCCGCGCGCGGCCGCAAGGACGCCCCCCTGTCCGCCGACCCCGGCGCGACCTATGAACGCGAACTGACCTTCGACGTGTCCGGCATGGACCCGGTGGTGGCCTGCCCGCACCTGCCCGAAAACGTGAAGCCCGTGGGTGAAGTACAGGGCGTGACCCTGGACCAGGTGGTCATCGGCTCGTGCACCAATGGCCGCATCAGCGACATGCGCGAGGCGGCGGAAGTGCTGAAGGGCCGCAAGGTGGCCAAGGGCGTGCGCTGCATCGTGCTGCCCGCCACCCCCGGCGTGTGGAAGGAAGCCCTGAAGGAAGGGCTGATCGAGACCTTCATGGAATCGGGATGCATCGTGGGCCCTGCCACCTGCGGGCCGTGCCTTGGCGGGCACATGGGCATTCTGGCCGACGGCGAACGCGCCATCGCCACCACCAACCGCAACTTCCGCGGGCGCATGGGCAGCCTGGAGTCCGAAGTCTATCTGGCAAGCCCGGCTGTTGCCGCCGCATCCGCCGTGGCGGGCATCATCGCCCACCCCGGCAGCCTGTAG
- a CDS encoding molybdopterin biosynthesis protein: MSHPDTFATVATRNIYLETLPIAEAVARARAALDRTTLVRAETVGSHEAAGRVLSEAVYARYSSPTMHSAAMDGIAVRAADTFAAREGHPVALRRGDSYHPVNTGHPMPEGCDAVVMIEHVAQVDADTVEIEAPAFPWQHVRRIGEDIVATELLFPRNHRLAACDVGALLSGGIWDVQVWERVRMRIIPTGDEVLDFTTRPEPGAGQVVESNSQVLAAMARDMGCIVERIPPVPDNPDTLRAALARSLDDGMHVTVLCAGSSAGSKDFTRQIIAAEGRVLVHGIQAMPGKPSLLGECRGRLVVGAPGYPVSAVVCFDELVAPLVAWMGRTVPADRPAADVHLTRKVPSKLGVEEFVRLAVGRVGNRLVGTPLGRGAGNITTLSRAQAVARVPALSEGATEHEVLRARLTVPEAVLDSILVCVGSHDNTLDVLADELMGGERPFRLISTHVGSMGGITALRGGSCHFAGAHLFDPETGDFNFPFLDKYLPDMDVRVVNLAIRHQGLIVAAGNPKNIRRVEDLARSDVRFINRQRGAGTRILLDWHLGQAGIAPSLVQGYDKEEFTHMAVAVNVLTGAADCGLGIHAAARALGLDFVPLARERYDIVIPAVHMDDARVQGMLALLRDERFLKRVEAMGGYETTLSGRVMEKGMGLEG; this comes from the coding sequence ATGTCCCATCCCGATACCTTCGCCACCGTCGCCACCCGCAACATCTACCTTGAAACTTTGCCCATCGCGGAAGCCGTGGCCCGTGCCCGCGCGGCGCTGGACCGCACCACGCTGGTCCGCGCAGAAACCGTGGGCTCGCACGAGGCCGCCGGGCGGGTGCTGTCCGAGGCGGTGTACGCGCGCTACTCCTCGCCCACCATGCACAGCGCGGCCATGGACGGCATTGCCGTGCGCGCGGCGGACACCTTTGCCGCGCGCGAAGGCCATCCCGTGGCCCTGCGCCGGGGCGATAGCTATCACCCGGTCAACACCGGTCACCCCATGCCTGAAGGGTGTGACGCCGTGGTGATGATCGAGCATGTGGCCCAGGTGGATGCGGATACGGTGGAGATAGAGGCCCCGGCCTTTCCGTGGCAGCACGTGCGGCGCATTGGCGAGGACATCGTGGCAACGGAACTGCTGTTCCCGCGCAACCACCGACTGGCCGCCTGCGACGTGGGCGCGCTGCTGTCCGGCGGCATCTGGGACGTGCAGGTGTGGGAGCGGGTGCGCATGCGCATCATCCCCACCGGCGACGAGGTGCTGGACTTCACCACCAGGCCGGAACCGGGCGCGGGGCAGGTGGTGGAATCCAATTCGCAGGTGCTGGCGGCCATGGCCCGCGACATGGGCTGCATCGTGGAACGCATTCCCCCGGTGCCGGACAACCCGGACACCCTGCGCGCCGCCCTTGCCCGCAGTCTGGACGACGGCATGCACGTCACCGTGCTGTGTGCGGGGTCGTCGGCGGGCAGCAAGGACTTCACCCGCCAGATCATCGCGGCGGAAGGCCGGGTGCTGGTGCACGGCATTCAGGCCATGCCCGGCAAGCCTTCGCTGCTGGGCGAATGCCGGGGGCGGCTGGTGGTGGGTGCGCCCGGCTACCCCGTCAGCGCGGTGGTCTGCTTTGACGAACTTGTGGCCCCGCTGGTGGCGTGGATGGGCCGCACCGTGCCCGCTGACAGGCCCGCCGCCGATGTGCACCTGACGCGCAAGGTGCCGTCCAAGCTGGGGGTGGAGGAATTCGTGCGGCTGGCCGTGGGCCGCGTGGGCAACCGGCTGGTGGGCACCCCGCTGGGGCGCGGCGCGGGCAACATCACCACGCTGTCGCGGGCGCAGGCCGTGGCCCGCGTGCCCGCCCTGTCCGAGGGCGCCACCGAGCACGAAGTGCTGCGCGCCCGGCTGACCGTACCCGAGGCGGTGCTGGATTCCATTCTGGTCTGCGTGGGCAGCCACGACAACACGCTGGACGTGCTGGCCGACGAACTGATGGGCGGCGAGCGGCCCTTCCGGCTCATCTCAACCCATGTGGGCAGCATGGGCGGCATCACCGCGCTACGCGGCGGCTCGTGCCACTTTGCCGGGGCGCACCTGTTCGACCCGGAAACGGGCGACTTCAATTTTCCCTTTCTGGACAAGTACCTGCCGGACATGGACGTGCGGGTGGTGAACCTGGCCATCCGGCATCAGGGGCTTATCGTGGCGGCGGGCAACCCGAAGAATATCCGGAGGGTGGAGGACCTTGCGCGCTCCGACGTGCGGTTCATCAACCGCCAGCGCGGCGCGGGCACGCGCATCCTGCTCGACTGGCACCTGGGGCAGGCGGGCATAGCGCCTTCTCTGGTGCAGGGGTACGACAAGGAAGAATTCACCCACATGGCCGTGGCCGTGAACGTGCTGACCGGCGCGGCGGACTGCGGCCTGGGCATCCACGCCGCGGCGCGGGCGCTGGGGTTGGACTTCGTGCCGCTGGCGCGCGAACGCTACGACATCGTGATTCCTGCCGTGCACATGGACGACGCACGGGTGCAGGGCATGCTGGCCCTGCTGCGGGACGAGCGGTTCCTGAAGCGGGTCGAGGCCATGGGCGGGTACGAGACGACACTGTCCGGCAGGGTGATGGAGAAAGGTATGGGGCTTGAGGGGTAG
- a CDS encoding DMT family transporter, whose protein sequence is MTTIHGSSSGGTTGSSGSSAGSATVPPVSSGTGGQSPDQRKAYLYGIATVAIWSTVATAFKLALRQLDPLQLLLVSTSVSLLVLTAILLVRHGARGLVRELAATPRREVLRAALLGVLNPFAYYIVLFKAYALLPAQVAQPVNYTWAITLTLLSVPLLGHRVTRRELLAVAVSYAGVVVIATRGDVTALAGGNVTGVALALVSTVIWALYWIGNARSPLEPVLGLFCNFAAGLPLVLAATCIFSTLPLQAELLPGLAAAAYVGAFEMGIAFVFWLKAMRLTASAARIGNLIFFSPFLSLVFIALLLGERILPTTLAGLVLIVAGNLLQRRK, encoded by the coding sequence ATGACCACTATCCACGGCAGTTCGTCTGGCGGCACGACGGGTTCGAGTGGCTCGTCGGCTGGCTCCGCGACTGTGCCGCCTGTTTCGTCTGGCACTGGCGGGCAGAGCCCCGACCAGCGCAAGGCCTATCTGTACGGCATTGCCACGGTGGCCATCTGGTCCACGGTGGCCACGGCCTTCAAGCTGGCCCTGCGTCAACTGGATCCGTTGCAGCTGCTGCTGGTGTCCACGTCGGTTTCGCTGCTGGTGCTGACGGCCATCCTGCTGGTCCGTCATGGTGCGCGCGGGCTGGTCCGCGAACTGGCGGCCACGCCCCGGCGTGAAGTGCTGCGCGCCGCGCTGCTGGGGGTGCTGAACCCCTTCGCCTACTACATCGTGCTGTTCAAGGCGTATGCATTGCTGCCCGCGCAGGTGGCCCAGCCGGTGAATTATACCTGGGCCATTACCCTGACGCTGCTTTCCGTACCGCTGCTGGGGCACCGGGTGACCCGGCGCGAGTTGCTGGCCGTGGCCGTGAGCTATGCCGGGGTGGTGGTCATCGCCACGCGCGGCGACGTGACCGCGCTGGCCGGGGGCAACGTGACCGGGGTGGCGCTGGCGCTGGTGAGCACGGTGATCTGGGCGCTGTACTGGATTGGCAATGCGCGCAGCCCGCTGGAGCCGGTGCTGGGGCTGTTCTGCAACTTTGCGGCGGGGTTGCCGCTGGTGCTGGCGGCCACGTGCATTTTCTCCACGCTGCCGCTGCAGGCGGAACTGCTGCCGGGGCTTGCCGCTGCCGCGTACGTGGGGGCGTTCGAGATGGGCATTGCCTTCGTGTTCTGGCTGAAGGCCATGCGGCTGACGGCGTCTGCGGCGCGCATCGGCAACCTGATCTTCTTTTCGCCGTTTCTGTCGCTGGTGTTCATTGCGCTGCTGCTGGGCGAGCGGATACTGCCCACCACGCTGGCGGGGTTGGTGCTTATCGTGGCGGGCAACCTGTTGCAGCGCCGGAAGTAA
- the pspA gene encoding phage shock protein PspA: MGIFSRFKDIVSSNISAMLDKAEDPEKLVRLMIREMEETLVELKAGCASSMAEARRVRRELDGVLDQVDRWDRRAELAVTSGREDLAREALLERRRENERADALRRELDEIDALVARTQGDMDVLDEKLAAARDKQRMLVQRHVHARVRRQAREDVRRAASLEVMHRFEELERRVEHMEAEADAVRVPSDARNGLDAAFADMETRDELERELAALRARVGERATGSAKGDVTPRPDEVSGAAE; encoded by the coding sequence ATGGGTATCTTTTCTCGATTCAAGGACATCGTCAGTTCCAACATCAGCGCCATGCTGGACAAGGCCGAAGACCCGGAAAAGCTGGTCCGGCTGATGATCCGCGAAATGGAGGAAACGCTGGTGGAACTGAAGGCCGGGTGTGCCTCCAGCATGGCAGAGGCGCGCCGGGTGCGCCGCGAACTGGACGGCGTGCTGGATCAGGTGGACCGCTGGGACCGCCGGGCCGAACTGGCCGTGACCTCCGGGCGCGAGGACCTTGCGCGCGAGGCGCTGCTGGAACGCCGACGCGAGAACGAACGCGCCGACGCGCTGCGCCGCGAACTGGACGAGATCGACGCGCTGGTGGCCCGCACCCAGGGCGACATGGACGTGCTGGACGAAAAGCTGGCCGCCGCGCGCGACAAGCAGCGCATGCTGGTGCAGCGCCACGTGCACGCCCGGGTGCGCCGTCAGGCCCGCGAGGACGTGCGCCGCGCCGCCTCGCTGGAAGTGATGCACCGGTTCGAGGAACTGGAGCGCCGCGTGGAGCACATGGAGGCTGAAGCCGACGCCGTGCGCGTGCCGTCAGATGCCCGCAACGGGCTGGACGCCGCCTTCGCGGATATGGAAACGCGCGATGAACTGGAGCGCGAACTGGCCGCCCTGCGTGCCCGCGTGGGTGAGCGTGCGACCGGTTCCGCCAAGGGCGACGTCACCCCGCGCCCCGATGAAGTTTCCGGCGCAGCGGAGTAG
- a CDS encoding sigma 54-interacting transcriptional regulator, whose amino-acid sequence MHDRTRDVASPALAEAIGQSDAFLAFQEALSRVARVDRPVLLVGERGTGKELAAARLHYLSPRWQGPLVVLDCAALAPTLAEAELFGHETGAFTGAGARRAGRFERADGGTLFLDEVGNIPAGVQDKLLRVVEYGMLERVGGTQPVRVDVRVVAATNADLPAMVAQGTFRADLLDRLSFEVLAVPPLRERGDDVILLARHFAASMAAELDLPYTPALAPAAMAQLLAHPWPGNVRELRNAVERAVARLDDGGMGPGDMGPGDMGPGDMRPGDMRPGDMRLDDMRLDDMRLDDARRDGARPAGRAPRIEHFDLDPFARPWRQGPAVPRPAPATQPPSSTGAMADGAGPRRGPGTVPPDAAPSDASSSSLPGAALLNTSPLIARPLPGVPLPEAVRQLELAALRAALDRARHNRRVAAELLGISYDQFRGLYRRHRQDMET is encoded by the coding sequence ATGCACGATCGCACTCGCGATGTCGCGTCGCCTGCACTGGCCGAGGCCATCGGTCAGTCGGACGCGTTTCTCGCCTTTCAGGAGGCGCTTTCTCGCGTGGCGCGCGTGGACAGGCCCGTGCTGCTGGTGGGTGAGCGGGGCACCGGCAAGGAGCTTGCCGCCGCGCGGCTGCACTACCTTTCTCCGCGCTGGCAGGGGCCGCTGGTGGTGCTGGACTGCGCGGCGCTGGCCCCCACCTTGGCCGAGGCAGAACTGTTCGGGCACGAGACCGGGGCCTTTACCGGGGCCGGGGCGCGCCGGGCCGGGCGTTTTGAAAGGGCAGACGGCGGCACGCTGTTTCTGGACGAGGTGGGCAACATTCCCGCCGGGGTGCAGGACAAGCTGCTGCGGGTGGTGGAATACGGCATGCTGGAACGGGTGGGCGGCACCCAGCCCGTGCGGGTGGACGTGCGCGTGGTGGCCGCCACCAACGCCGACCTGCCCGCCATGGTGGCGCAGGGAACTTTTCGCGCCGACCTGCTGGACCGCCTGAGCTTCGAGGTGCTGGCCGTGCCCCCCCTGCGCGAGCGGGGCGACGACGTGATCCTGCTGGCCCGCCATTTCGCGGCCAGCATGGCGGCGGAACTGGACCTGCCCTACACGCCCGCCCTGGCCCCCGCCGCCATGGCCCAACTGCTGGCCCACCCCTGGCCGGGCAACGTGCGCGAACTGCGCAACGCGGTGGAGCGGGCCGTGGCCCGGCTGGATGATGGCGGCATGGGGCCCGGCGACATGGGGCCCGGCGACATGGGGCCCGGCGACATGCGGCCCGGCGACATGCGGCCCGGCGACATGCGGTTGGACGACATGCGGTTGGACGACATGCGGTTGGACGACGCGCGGCGAGACGGTGCGAGACCGGCGGGCCGCGCACCGCGCATCGAACATTTCGACCTTGATCCTTTCGCGCGGCCGTGGCGGCAGGGACCGGCAGTCCCCCGCCCCGCCCCGGCCACGCAGCCCCCATCCTCCACGGGGGCCATGGCGGACGGTGCCGGGCCACGGCGCGGTCCCGGCACCGTACCGCCCGATGCTGCCCCATCCGATGCGTCCTCCTCGTCACTCCCCGGCGCGGCACTCCTCAACACTTCGCCCCTCATCGCCCGGCCCCTGCCCGGCGTCCCCCTGCCGGAGGCCGTCCGTCAGCTGGAACTTGCCGCCCTGCGCGCCGCCCTGGACCGCGCCCGGCACAACCGTAGGGTGGCTGCCGAGCTGTTGGGCATCTCGTATGATCAATTCCGTGGGTTGTACCGTCGTCACCGGCAGGATATGGAAACGTAA
- the leuB gene encoding 3-isopropylmalate dehydrogenase has translation MDMKICLMPGDGIGPEIVEQAVKVLDKVAKKFGHTVSYSNALIGGAAIDATGGPLPDDTVAACKAADAVLLGAVGGPKWDTLPTAIRPEKGLLGIRKALGLFANLRPATLLPELAGACLLRADIAAQGLDVMVVRELTGGVYFGEPVCEEELRDGLRTSYNTMIYNEEEVRRIARVAFEAARKRNKKVCSVDKANVLAVSRLWRAVVIEVAREYPDVELTHMYVDNAAMQLVRWPAQFDVIVTENLFGDILSDEAAVITGSIGMLPSASLGADGPGIFEPIHGSAPDIAGQNKANPVATILSVAMMLRYTFGLEKEAVAIEQAVSGVLREGYRTGDIMEEGKTLVGTVSMGNLVTERV, from the coding sequence ATGGACATGAAGATCTGCCTGATGCCGGGCGACGGCATCGGCCCGGAAATCGTGGAACAGGCCGTGAAGGTACTGGACAAGGTGGCCAAGAAGTTCGGCCACACCGTCAGCTACAGCAATGCGCTCATCGGCGGCGCTGCCATCGACGCCACGGGCGGCCCCCTGCCGGACGACACCGTGGCCGCGTGCAAGGCGGCGGACGCCGTGCTGCTGGGCGCCGTGGGCGGTCCCAAGTGGGATACGCTGCCCACCGCCATCCGCCCGGAAAAGGGCCTGCTGGGCATCCGCAAGGCGCTGGGGCTGTTCGCCAACCTGCGCCCGGCCACCCTGCTGCCCGAACTGGCCGGGGCCTGCCTGCTGCGCGCCGACATCGCCGCGCAGGGCCTGGACGTGATGGTGGTGCGCGAGCTGACCGGCGGCGTCTACTTCGGCGAGCCGGTGTGCGAGGAAGAGCTGCGTGACGGCCTGCGCACCAGCTACAACACCATGATCTACAATGAAGAAGAAGTGCGCCGCATCGCCCGTGTTGCCTTCGAGGCGGCCCGCAAGCGCAACAAGAAAGTCTGCTCGGTGGACAAGGCCAACGTGCTGGCCGTGTCGCGCCTGTGGCGCGCCGTGGTCATCGAGGTGGCCAGGGAATACCCCGACGTGGAACTGACCCACATGTACGTGGACAACGCGGCCATGCAGTTGGTGCGCTGGCCCGCCCAGTTCGACGTCATCGTCACCGAGAACCTGTTCGGCGACATCCTGTCCGACGAGGCGGCGGTAATCACCGGGTCCATCGGCATGCTGCCCTCGGCCTCTCTGGGTGCGGACGGCCCCGGCATCTTCGAGCCCATCCACGGTTCCGCCCCGGACATCGCCGGGCAGAACAAGGCGAACCCCGTGGCCACCATCCTTTCCGTGGCCATGATGCTGCGCTACACCTTCGGCCTGGAGAAGGAAGCCGTGGCCATCGAGCAGGCCGTCAGCGGCGTGCTGCGCGAAGGGTACCGCACCGGCGACATCATGGAAGAAGGCAAGACGCTTGTCGGCACCGTGAGCATGGGCAATCTGGTGACCGAACGGGTGTAA